From the genome of Lutzomyia longipalpis isolate SR_M1_2022 chromosome 2, ASM2433408v1, one region includes:
- the LOC129788632 gene encoding zinc finger-containing ubiquitin peptidase 1-like isoform X1 — protein sequence MADKEGARAVYAMQEHSCEICGMSGLSDDVMREHTRTCHVEGSAQCPFCGLSGVAAAELLLHVNQAHLDYLTPENELMSFIDDQSPSSFFSVDGDSDSMSECRGLSPSITADLPTNGICGGASTTAAAAGSNRWSNGVVGNHTTSGSNGARLGAHQNHVAHTNGTNNNRNVNNHSGGTSKGVRSKNCDSEDGACAAAVTKEAINGLTATNGGGQGSPLRSQLGLKLKTHTPATTKVSSPLQCPLCPYTSDNSTVLEEHINRSHFDPLSPSVNASAASGGGGSTTTETSTQMQCPICARSFQSVSDLELHVNIEHRDILSPGKIDPSTTSTTEGITNGHSEKLCPICNINLEHMKTQEMEVHIDSHFVKTPLAPSSESDLEKQAQKLREQREFEMLRAQYGMDDQGNFREQSAAAMQRAVYAGEMSVADYYERQVGLRAAESHGIDDGTSCTKSVAARVLSLSSSSPGVIKSLVCSAVDHYASSYGDKGWGCGYRNLQMLLSSLLQNTTYNEALYSAWGNQGPSRTAMPSISRLQVMVEAAWNQGFDVQGSESLGCKLQNTRKWIGATEVFTVLSWLRINCLIVDFHRPTSSDGRHPELFNWVLKYFEEPRVHTPPLYLQHQGHSRTIIGIEQRASGLTLLVLDPSHGPREVAALGSSQDSLRLIRRGPTAMRAQQYQIVAVMGLIETKEQYQASKVLRSIRIPPDR from the exons ATGGCCGATAAGGAGGGTGCTCGTGCTGTGTATGCCATGCAGGAGCATTCCTGCGAAATTTGTGGCATGTCCGGGTTGTCGGATGATGTGATGAGAGAACACACGAGGACATGTCACGTGGAGGGAAGTGCTCAGTGTCCCTTCTGTGGGTTGAGTGGTGTTGCAGCTGCGGAGCTTCTTTTGCACGTCAATCAAGCGCATCTGGACTACCTGACGCCGGAAAATGAACTCATGAGCTTCATTGATGACCAAAGTCCCAG TTCCTTTTTCAGTGTTGACGGTGATTCGGATTCAATGTCCGAATGTCGTGGTTTATCACCATCAATAACAGCTGATCTGCCCACAAATGGCATATGCGGTGGGGCATCcacaacagcagcagcagcaggtTCCAATCGTTGGTCAAACGGGGTTGTTGGTAATCACACGACGTCCGGGAGCAATGGAGCCCGCTTGGGGGCTCATCAGAATCACGTGGCGCACACAAATGGCACGAATAACAATCGCAATGTGAATAATCACAGCGGTGGGACGTCCAAGGGGGTGCGTAGTAAGAACTGTGATAGTGAAGATGGGGCATGTGCGGCGGCTGTGACGAAGGAAGCCATAAATGGGCTCACGGCAACAAATGGTGGCGGTCAGGGGTCCCCACTGCGCTCCCAGTTGGGCTTGAAGTTGAAAACTCACACGCCGGCAACGACAAAGGTTAGCAGCCCCCTGCAGTGCCCCCTGTGCCCGTACACATCGGATAATTCCACAGTCCTCGAGGAGCACATAAATCGCTCGCACTTTGACCCCCTTAGCCCATCGGTTAATGCCTCTGCTGCCAGTGGGGGCGGTGGATCCACCACCACGGAAACGAGCACACAGATGCAGTGCCCAATTTGCGCGAGATCCTTCCAAAGTGTCTCCGATCTGGAGCTTCATGTCAACATCGAGCATCGTGACATCCTCTCGCCGGGAAAAATCGATCCGAGCACCACGTCCACCACGGAGGGCATTACAAATGGTCACAGTGAGAAACTCTGCCCAATTTGCAATATAAACTTGGAGCATATGAAGACTCAAGAGATGGAGGTGCACATTGACAGTCACTTCGTCAAGACACCCCTGGCACCGTCTTCCGAGTCAGATCTCGAGAAGCAGGCGCAGAAGTTGCGGGAACAGCGTGAATTTGAGATGCTGCGGGCGCAGTACGGGATGGATGATCAGGGAAATTTCCGCGAGCAATCCGCAGCAGCAATGCAGAGGGCCGTCTATGCGGGAGAGATGAGTGTGGCGGACTACTATGAGCGGCAGGTGGGGCTGAGAGCGGCGGAATCGCATGGGATTGACGATGGGACTTCGTGTACGAAATCCGTGGCTGCCAGAGTGCTGTCATTGTCATCCTCATCACCGGGTGTCATTAAATCCCTCGTGTGTTCAGCCGTGGATCACTATGCCTCGAGTTATGGCGATAAAGGATGGGGGTGTGGTTATAGGAATCTCCAGATGCTCCTCTCATCGCTCCTTCag aaTACAACGTACAATGAAGCTTTATATTCCGCCTGGGGCAATCAAGGACCCTCCCGGACGGCAATGCCGAGTATTTCGCGGCTACAGGTGATGGTGGAGGCGGCATGGAATCAGGGATTTGATGTGCAAGGGTCAGAATCGTTGGGGTGTAAATTGCAGAATACAAGAAAGTGGATTGGGGCAACAGAAGTCTTTACGGTGCTCTCGTGGTTACGTATAAATTGCCTAATTGTGGACTTCCATCGACCAACGTCGTCAGATGGGCGACATCCGGAGCTCTTCAACTGGGTCCTCAAGTACTTTGAGGAGCCACGAGTTCATACACCTCCACTCTATCTCCAGCACCAAG GACACTCAAGAACAATTATTGGAATCGAACAGAGAGCCTCAGGGTTGACCCTTTTGGTGCTCGATCCGAGTCATGGGCCACGTGAAGTTGCTGCTTTGGGGTCTTCGCAGGATTCCCTGAGATTAATCCGACGCGGCCCAACCGCCATGAGGGCTCAACAATACCAAATAGTCGCTGTGATGGGTTTGATTGAGACCAAGGAACAATACCag GCCAGTAAAGTATTGCGTTCAATACGTATACCACCAGATCGTTGA
- the LOC129788642 gene encoding glutaryl-CoA dehydrogenase, mitochondrial, whose protein sequence is MVFLRSITALANRTFIRGFSSKMNKVAFSWEDPLNIESQLTEDEIAVRDSFRSYCQESLMPRIIEANRNEVFHREIMQEIGKLGALGCTIQGYGCAGVSNVAYGLLAQEIERVDSAYRSALSVQSSLVMGAIYDYGTDEQRDKYLPRLARGDIIGCFGLTEPNHGSDPGGLETRAKYDSSSKTYILSGSKTWITNSPIADICIVWAKCDDGKIRGFIVDRSESSKGLDTPKIEGKFSLRASTTGMILMDDVRVPEGNLLPSVEGLKGPFGCLNNARYGIAWGALGAAEACFHIARQYTLDRKQFGRPLAANQIIQLKLANMMTDITLGLHACLQVGRLKDQKKHTPEMISLIKRNNAGKALEIARIARDMLGGNGIADEYHVIRHAMNLEAVNTYEGTHDIHALILGRTITGIPAFS, encoded by the exons ATGGTCTTCCTTAGGAGCATAACTGCCCTTGCCAATAGGACTTTCATCCGAG GCTTCTCATCGAAGATGAATAAAG tGGCATTCAGTTGGGAAGATCCATTGAATATTGAATCCCAACTAACGGAAGATGAAATAGCCGTGAGGGATTCCTTCAGAAGTTACTGCCAGGAGAGTCTAATGCCGAGGATTATTGAGGCAAATCGCAATGAAGTGTTTCACAGGGAAATTATGCAGGAAATCGGGAAGCTCGGTGCTCTCGGATGTACAATTCAGGGCTATGGATGTGCGGGGGTGTCAAATGTAGCTTATGGTCTTCTTGCGCAGGAAATTGAGCGTGTGGATTCGGCCTACAGGTCGGCACTGAGTGTGCAGAGTTCCCTCGTAATGGGGGCCATCTATGACTATGGGACTGATGAGCAGCGCGATAAGTACCTCCCACGGCTGGCACGTGGAGACATTATTGGCTGCTTTGGCCTCACAGAGCCAAATCATGGAAGTGATCCAGGTGGTTTGGAGACACGTGCCAAGTACGACAGCTCCTCCAAAACTTACATCCTGTCCGGGAGTAAGACGTGGATAACAAATAGCCCAATTGCGGATATTTGTATTGTTTGGGCAAAGTGTGATGATGGGAAAATTCGTGGATTCATCGTTGATCGATCTGAGAGCTCCAAAGGACTCGATACGCCAAAAATTGAAGGGAAATTCTCCCTTCGTGCCTCAACAACGGGTATGATTCTCATGGATGACGTTCGCGTGCCCGAAGGAAATCTCCTTCCCAGTGTTGAGGGGCTAAAGGGGCCCTTTGGATGCCTCAATAATGCTCGTTATGGCATTGCATGGGGTGCCCTTGGGGCAGCCGAGGCATGCTTCCACATTGCCCGTCAGTACACGCTGGATCGCAAACAATTCGGTCGCCCATTGGCTGCTAATCAGATTATCCAACTCAAATTGGCCAATATGATGACGGACATCACACTGGGGCTCCATGCATGCCTCCAGGTGGGACGCCTCAAAGATCAGAAGAAGCACACTCCGGAAATGATCTCCCTCATCAAGAGGAACAACGCAGGGAAAGCCCTTGAAATTGCCCGAATTGCCAGAGATATGTTGGGTGGGAATGGGATTGCGGATGAATACCACGTCATCAGGCATGCAATGAACTTGGAGGCAGTTAACACCTACGAAGGAACACATGATATTCATGCCCTTATCCTCGGGAGGACAATAACTGGAATTCCTgctttttcctaa
- the LOC129788647 gene encoding transcription factor A, mitochondrial: MFLHRVGSVISPLRGLLSAKTTLPLVQNAQNVSSKSAEERLGLPPKPKKPLTPYFRFMKEIRPKILAENNQISMTDVLKNVAKQWATVDDVRRQKYQEEFKKDQAVYLQKMTQYKSKLTDEQKENIQIMKESIAEAKEKREFRKKLRQLGKPKRPQSAFLIFLNDERKKNPQKGAATREWLNEAAAKWTNLPQKTKDTYVQVSTANREKYQEELGKWEKQMVKQGHLDVVRQEALIEDRPPKPSKRSAKP, translated from the exons ATGTTCCTGCATAGAGTGGGCAGTGTGATCTCACCCCTACGAGGGCTTCTCTCTGCCAAAAC CACCCTTCCATTGGTtcaaaatgctcaaaatgtttcctcaaagAGTGCCGAGGAGCGTTTGGGTCTCCCACCGAAGCCCAAGAAACCCCTCACGCCGTACTTTCGCTTCATGAAGGAAATTCGCCCGAAGATTTTGGCGGAAAATAATCAAATCTCAATGACGGATGTCCTGAAGAATGTTGCCAAACAATGGGCAACTGTGGATGATGTCCGGAGGCAGAAGTACCAGGAAGAGTTCAAGAAGGATCAAGCAGTGTACCTGCAAAAGATGACACAGTACAAGAGTAAGCTGACGGATGAGCAGAAGGAGAATATTCAGATTATGAAGGAAAGTATTGCGGAAGCGAAGGAAAAGCGAGAATTCAGGAAGAAGCTGCGGCAATTGGGGAAGCCCAAACGTCCCCAGTCGGCCTTCCTTATCTTCCTCAATGATGAACGCAAGAAGAACCCACAGAAGGGTGCTGCAACGCGGGAATGGCTCAATGAAGCAGCTGCCAAGTGGACGAATCTGCCGCAGAAGACAAAGGATACCTACGTGCAGGTAAGCACGGCCAATAGGGAGAAGTATCAAGAGGAATTGGGCAAATGGGAGAAGCAGATGGTGAAGCAGGGGCATCTGGATGTTGTGCGGCAGGAAGCCCTGATTGAGGATCGCCCGCCGAAGCCATCAAAGCGCTCCGCTAAGCCATAG
- the LOC129788631 gene encoding dyslexia-associated protein KIAA0319-like protein, with the protein MGRSIWQHLGFGIILVTFFATSGCYGLKVNDENCPQILNFVFKGYTPIGLKAGNFSENHQARTLEACVQACCDNGAECNSAFMFNGTCYHVKCVNDQLCLPLRRYPNNTKLYMVLVNPVSDDQTWPDLLRQADAQEFQSPSDVIDEAKQHPSYYPDNYELVNRMLSSPYVDDAAAAAYGLERYIGEESQVDKVKVYPGREANNVVMCEVGADKCGKNEHCRAVSEKSRNGFCDCLENYVRNEDGACVAVRGATDKQYYDKYWDALNTEAGKVEPNPKPLTNGDATDGATKQITVSVVSKDVRLPEKEVTLSAFTIPDEQSSGDKYKYLWTLVSRPSGDNGTITDQTKDKVKLSNLSEGLYQFKVTVTGNGSYGESYANVTVLPAKRINKAPTVIITPIQQTVKLPNSGAILDGSTSKDDDAIVSWHWDLVEGPIGYQPKLPETATLQLSDLTAPGNYTFKLTITDSDGVQNSTTANITVLKGIDYPPEANAGPDVILYLPHNNITLNGSLSTDDREIVAWEWTKDSTDESKAVDMQNTRTPFLQLSNLEEGIYKFVLKVTDASGQSSSATVHVFVKPPTNLPPIANAGKNITINLPQNWATLNASESSDDVKISSYSWKQISGPSTASILNSNATVANATALTLGSYVFEVTVIDANGNNATDRMTVKVIQEKNSPPVANGGGDQNIVLPQSVMILNGSKSTDDLGIVNYTWTKEGGSVAVGTVIGNTDHEPVLMVTDLVAGRYVFRLTVTDDQGLSSSDTVSVIVRPDPLLLNLVEVTLVTEATILTESELITIQQKLELLLGDNRRLHMRELKREQKTNQAIMVFFVENTENREGKLNLVPGLEVEKILKEKFWRDASILGSSLSDIRTTVCQNSCSDHGVCNSETRSCTCDTFWMPDVFYFWGISDANCDWSILYVIIGIFVLFLILSGICWSITCMCRKTRNHPRSRNKPTKYSLLGSHDDELPPSRRGTVLSETDTDSDVLFETRSKQNGSARLNGDARNAANKYAVTRLGRRVKT; encoded by the exons ATGGGTAGAAGTATTTGGCAACATCTGGGATTTGGGATCATCCTGGTGACCTTCTTCGCCACCAGTGGGTGCTACGGCCTCAAagtgaatgatgaaaattgccCCCAAATCCTCAACTTTGTCTTCAAGGGCTACACTCCAATAG GCCTCAAAGCTGGGAATTTCTCTGAGAATCATCAAGCACGAACGCTGGAAGCTTGCGTTCAGGCTTGCTGCGACAATGGAGCAGAATGCAACAGCGCCTTCATGTTCAACGGCACATGCTACCACGTAAAGTGCGTGAATGATCAGCTTTGCCTGCCACTGAGACGCTACCCGAACAACACGAAGCTGTACATGGTGCTCGTGAATCCCGTGAGTGACGATCAAACGTGGCCGGATTTGCTGAGGCAAGCCGATGCGCAGGAGTTTCAATCGCCCTCTGATGTCATTGATGAGGCCAAACAGCACCCGTCGTACTACCCGGATAACTATGAACTTGTGAATAGAATGCTCAGTTCACCGTATGTCgatgatgctgctgctgcagctTATGGGCTTGAGCGGTACATTGGGGAGGAGTCCCAGGTGGACAAGGTGAAGGTTTACCCAGGTCGAGAGGCCAACAACGTGGTGATGTGTGAAGTTGGTGCGGATAAATGTGGGAAGAATGAGCATTGCCGTGCTGTTTCTGAGAAATCTCGAAATGGATTTTGTGATTGCCTCGAAAATTACGTCCGGAATGAGGATGGAGCGTGTGTTGCAGTACGAGGAGCCACGGATAAGCAGTACTATGACAAATACTGGGATGCATTGAATACAGAAGCGGGGAAAGTTGAACCAAATCCCAAACCTCTGACAAATGGGGATGCAACGGATGGGGCAACGAAGCAAATAACCGTGTCTGTTGTGTCGAAGGATGTTCGATTGCCTGAGAAGGAAGTCACCTTGTCGGCATTCACAATTCCCGATGAACAATCCAGTGGGGATAAGTATAAGTATCTGTGGACACTGGTGTCACGCCCGAGTGGCGATAATGGCACAATAACCGATCAAACAAAGGACAAAGTGAAGCTCTCAAATCTCTCCGAAGGACTCTACCAATTCAAGGTAACTGTGACGGGGAATGGTTCGTACGGCGAGAGTTATGCCAATGTAACAGTTCTGCCGGCAAAGAGGATAAATAAGGCTCCAACAGTGATCATTACACCCATCCAGCAGACAGTTAAACTCCCCAATAGTGGAGCAATTCTCGATGGGAGTACAAGCAAGGATGACGATGCCATTGTTTCGTGGCATTGGGATCTCGTTGAGGGACCCATTGGGTATCAACCCAAACTCCCGGAAACGGCCACACTTCAGCTGTCGGATCTCACAGCTCCCGGAAACTACACGTTCAAGCTGACGATCACTGACTCCGACGGTGTGCAGAATTCAACAACAGCCAACATTACCGTTCTCAAGGGAATTGATTATCCCCCCGAAGCCAATGCGGGCCCTGACGTCATCCTCTACCTACCACACAACAACATCACCCTCAATGGCTCCCTCAGCACTGATGATCGCGAAATTGTTGCGTGGGAGTGGACAAAAGACTCAACGGATGAATCAAAGGCGGTTGATATGCAAAACACCCGGACACCCTTCCTGCAGCTCTCAAATCTCGAGGAGGGAATCTACAAGTTTGTCCTCAAAGTCACAGATGCAAGTGGGCAGAGTAGCTCAGCTACTGTTCATGTTTTCGTGAAGCCACCCACAAATCTTCCACCCATCGCCAATGCTGGCAAGaatatt ACAATCAACCTCCCACAAAATTGGGCTACGCTCAATGCTTCAGAATCAAGTGATGATGTAAAGATCTCCTCATATAGCTGGAAACAAATCTCCGGACCATCCACAGCATCAATTCTCAACAGCAATGCAACG GTGGCTAATGCAACAGCCTTGACCCTCGGTTCGTACGTCTTTGAGGTCACAGTGATCGATGCGAATGGGAACAATGCCACAGATCGTATGACGGTGAAGGTAATTCAGGAGAAGAATAGCCCACCCGTTGCAAATGGCGGTGGAGATCAGAACATTGTTCTGCCGCAGAGTGTAATGATCCTCAATGGGAGTAAATCCACGGATGATCTTGGAATTGTCAACTACACGTGGACCAAGGAGGGTGGAAGTGTTGCCGTGGGCACAGTAATTGGGAATACAGATCACGAGCCAGTGCTCATGGTTACGGATCTCGTGGCAGGGCGCTACGTGTTCCGTCTCACTGTAACAGATGATCAGGGATTATCCTCCAGTGATACTGTTAGTGTGATTGTACGTCCAGATCCGCTTCTGCTGAATCTCGTTGAAGTCACCTTGGTGACTGAGGCGACAATTCTCACGGAGAGTGAATTGATAACAATTCAGCAAAAGCTTGAGCTACTCCTGGGGGATAACAGAAGACTCCATATGCGTGAATTGAAGCGTGAACAGAAGACAAATCAAGCCATTATGGTGTTCTTTGTGGAGAACACGGAGAATCGCGAGGGGAAACTCAATCTTGTACCCGGATTGGAAGTTGAGAAGATCCTCAAGGAGAAATTTTGGCGTGATGCCAGTATCCTTGGATCCTCCTTGTCTGACATACGAACGACTGTGTGCCAAAATTCCTGCTCTGATCATGGTGTGTGCAACAGTGAGACACGCTCCTGCACCTGTGACACCTTCTGGATGCCCGATGTCTTCTACTTCTGGGGCATCAGTGATGCCAATTGTG ATTGGTCCATCTTGTATGTAATTATTGGGATTTTTGTGCTCTTCCTCATCCTCTCGGGGATTTGCTGGAGTATCACGTGTATGTGCCGAAAGACAAGGAATCATCCGCGTTCGAGGAATAAACCAACAAAATATTCCCTCCTTGGATCGCATGATGATGAATTGCCGCCgt cACGCCGAGGGACGGTTCTCTCGGAAACAGACACAGACTCCGATGTTCTCTTTGAGACACGTTCCAAGCAAAATGGTTCAGCACGTCTCAATGGTGATGCAAGAAATGCCGCCAATAAGTACGCCGTAACACGATTGGGAAGACGGGTTAAAACATAG
- the LOC129788648 gene encoding uncharacterized protein LOC129788648 isoform X1, producing the protein MENSTKFEGRQAKIAALREARRKKILENGEDRIGKITGRPPQAENKAERLPVDEIYPDPELEPIPQFIPREFSREFSGNYGANAQTDDILHLLNSMRSQGENGMPPGRPWAGPEKPPPPGLFSRILRTKVHIALIAIGVYILFATGNENILGGNVFVSLLLWEMAEILILKTYQSRSTFALILFVIGRIPEQYTASAVKIFETIHKVLQDVAVFTFFFVLSHLGWHKFILGTDLNALGQENFERI; encoded by the exons atggaaaattcaacaaaattcgAGGGTCGACAGGCAAAAATAGCGGCTCTGCGTGAAGCTAGACGGAagaaaatccttgaaaatgGTGAAGATCGCATTGGAAAAATCACCGGAAGACCACCACAGG CAGAAAACAAGGCAGAAAGACTTCCTGTGGATGAAATATACCCCGATCCTGAGCTTGAGCCCATCCCACAGTTCATCCCGAGGGAATTTTCGAGGGAATTTTCCGGAAATTACGGGGCGAATGCACAAACCGATGATATTCTCCATTTGCTCAATTCAATGCGGAGTCAGGGGGAGAATGGAATGCCCCCGGGGAGGCCATGGGCTGGCCCAGAGAAGCCCCCACCTCCGGGGTTGTTTTCACGCATCCTCCGCACGAAGGTACACATCGCCTTAATTGCCATTGGGGTGTACATCCTCTTTGCCACGGGGAATGAAAACATCTTGGGCGGGAATGTCTTTGTGAGCCTCCTCCTGTGGGAAATGGCTGAAATTCTCATTCTCAAAACATACCAAAGTCGCAGCACCTTTGCCCTGATACTCTTCGTCATTGGGCGCATCCCGGAGCAATACACAGCGTCTGCGGTGAAGATCTTCGAAACAATTCACAAAGTCCTTCAGGATGTGGCTGTTTTTACATTCTTCTTCGTCCTGTCCCACCTGGGGTGGCACAAATTCATCCTTGGCACGGATCTCAATGCCCTGGGGCAGGAAAACTTTGAGCGAATATGA
- the LOC129788648 gene encoding uncharacterized protein LOC129788648 isoform X2, giving the protein MENSTKFEGRQAKIAALREARRKKILENGEDRIGKITGRPPQENKAERLPVDEIYPDPELEPIPQFIPREFSREFSGNYGANAQTDDILHLLNSMRSQGENGMPPGRPWAGPEKPPPPGLFSRILRTKVHIALIAIGVYILFATGNENILGGNVFVSLLLWEMAEILILKTYQSRSTFALILFVIGRIPEQYTASAVKIFETIHKVLQDVAVFTFFFVLSHLGWHKFILGTDLNALGQENFERI; this is encoded by the exons atggaaaattcaacaaaattcgAGGGTCGACAGGCAAAAATAGCGGCTCTGCGTGAAGCTAGACGGAagaaaatccttgaaaatgGTGAAGATCGCATTGGAAAAATCACCGGAAGACCACCACAGG AAAACAAGGCAGAAAGACTTCCTGTGGATGAAATATACCCCGATCCTGAGCTTGAGCCCATCCCACAGTTCATCCCGAGGGAATTTTCGAGGGAATTTTCCGGAAATTACGGGGCGAATGCACAAACCGATGATATTCTCCATTTGCTCAATTCAATGCGGAGTCAGGGGGAGAATGGAATGCCCCCGGGGAGGCCATGGGCTGGCCCAGAGAAGCCCCCACCTCCGGGGTTGTTTTCACGCATCCTCCGCACGAAGGTACACATCGCCTTAATTGCCATTGGGGTGTACATCCTCTTTGCCACGGGGAATGAAAACATCTTGGGCGGGAATGTCTTTGTGAGCCTCCTCCTGTGGGAAATGGCTGAAATTCTCATTCTCAAAACATACCAAAGTCGCAGCACCTTTGCCCTGATACTCTTCGTCATTGGGCGCATCCCGGAGCAATACACAGCGTCTGCGGTGAAGATCTTCGAAACAATTCACAAAGTCCTTCAGGATGTGGCTGTTTTTACATTCTTCTTCGTCCTGTCCCACCTGGGGTGGCACAAATTCATCCTTGGCACGGATCTCAATGCCCTGGGGCAGGAAAACTTTGAGCGAATATGA
- the LOC129788632 gene encoding zinc finger-containing ubiquitin peptidase 1-like isoform X2: protein MADKEGARAVYAMQEHSCEICGMSGLSDDVMREHTRTCHVEGSAQCPFCGLSGVAAAELLLHVNQAHLDYLTPENELMSFIDDQSPSVDGDSDSMSECRGLSPSITADLPTNGICGGASTTAAAAGSNRWSNGVVGNHTTSGSNGARLGAHQNHVAHTNGTNNNRNVNNHSGGTSKGVRSKNCDSEDGACAAAVTKEAINGLTATNGGGQGSPLRSQLGLKLKTHTPATTKVSSPLQCPLCPYTSDNSTVLEEHINRSHFDPLSPSVNASAASGGGGSTTTETSTQMQCPICARSFQSVSDLELHVNIEHRDILSPGKIDPSTTSTTEGITNGHSEKLCPICNINLEHMKTQEMEVHIDSHFVKTPLAPSSESDLEKQAQKLREQREFEMLRAQYGMDDQGNFREQSAAAMQRAVYAGEMSVADYYERQVGLRAAESHGIDDGTSCTKSVAARVLSLSSSSPGVIKSLVCSAVDHYASSYGDKGWGCGYRNLQMLLSSLLQNTTYNEALYSAWGNQGPSRTAMPSISRLQVMVEAAWNQGFDVQGSESLGCKLQNTRKWIGATEVFTVLSWLRINCLIVDFHRPTSSDGRHPELFNWVLKYFEEPRVHTPPLYLQHQGHSRTIIGIEQRASGLTLLVLDPSHGPREVAALGSSQDSLRLIRRGPTAMRAQQYQIVAVMGLIETKEQYQASKVLRSIRIPPDR, encoded by the exons ATGGCCGATAAGGAGGGTGCTCGTGCTGTGTATGCCATGCAGGAGCATTCCTGCGAAATTTGTGGCATGTCCGGGTTGTCGGATGATGTGATGAGAGAACACACGAGGACATGTCACGTGGAGGGAAGTGCTCAGTGTCCCTTCTGTGGGTTGAGTGGTGTTGCAGCTGCGGAGCTTCTTTTGCACGTCAATCAAGCGCATCTGGACTACCTGACGCCGGAAAATGAACTCATGAGCTTCATTGATGACCAAAGTCCCAG TGTTGACGGTGATTCGGATTCAATGTCCGAATGTCGTGGTTTATCACCATCAATAACAGCTGATCTGCCCACAAATGGCATATGCGGTGGGGCATCcacaacagcagcagcagcaggtTCCAATCGTTGGTCAAACGGGGTTGTTGGTAATCACACGACGTCCGGGAGCAATGGAGCCCGCTTGGGGGCTCATCAGAATCACGTGGCGCACACAAATGGCACGAATAACAATCGCAATGTGAATAATCACAGCGGTGGGACGTCCAAGGGGGTGCGTAGTAAGAACTGTGATAGTGAAGATGGGGCATGTGCGGCGGCTGTGACGAAGGAAGCCATAAATGGGCTCACGGCAACAAATGGTGGCGGTCAGGGGTCCCCACTGCGCTCCCAGTTGGGCTTGAAGTTGAAAACTCACACGCCGGCAACGACAAAGGTTAGCAGCCCCCTGCAGTGCCCCCTGTGCCCGTACACATCGGATAATTCCACAGTCCTCGAGGAGCACATAAATCGCTCGCACTTTGACCCCCTTAGCCCATCGGTTAATGCCTCTGCTGCCAGTGGGGGCGGTGGATCCACCACCACGGAAACGAGCACACAGATGCAGTGCCCAATTTGCGCGAGATCCTTCCAAAGTGTCTCCGATCTGGAGCTTCATGTCAACATCGAGCATCGTGACATCCTCTCGCCGGGAAAAATCGATCCGAGCACCACGTCCACCACGGAGGGCATTACAAATGGTCACAGTGAGAAACTCTGCCCAATTTGCAATATAAACTTGGAGCATATGAAGACTCAAGAGATGGAGGTGCACATTGACAGTCACTTCGTCAAGACACCCCTGGCACCGTCTTCCGAGTCAGATCTCGAGAAGCAGGCGCAGAAGTTGCGGGAACAGCGTGAATTTGAGATGCTGCGGGCGCAGTACGGGATGGATGATCAGGGAAATTTCCGCGAGCAATCCGCAGCAGCAATGCAGAGGGCCGTCTATGCGGGAGAGATGAGTGTGGCGGACTACTATGAGCGGCAGGTGGGGCTGAGAGCGGCGGAATCGCATGGGATTGACGATGGGACTTCGTGTACGAAATCCGTGGCTGCCAGAGTGCTGTCATTGTCATCCTCATCACCGGGTGTCATTAAATCCCTCGTGTGTTCAGCCGTGGATCACTATGCCTCGAGTTATGGCGATAAAGGATGGGGGTGTGGTTATAGGAATCTCCAGATGCTCCTCTCATCGCTCCTTCag aaTACAACGTACAATGAAGCTTTATATTCCGCCTGGGGCAATCAAGGACCCTCCCGGACGGCAATGCCGAGTATTTCGCGGCTACAGGTGATGGTGGAGGCGGCATGGAATCAGGGATTTGATGTGCAAGGGTCAGAATCGTTGGGGTGTAAATTGCAGAATACAAGAAAGTGGATTGGGGCAACAGAAGTCTTTACGGTGCTCTCGTGGTTACGTATAAATTGCCTAATTGTGGACTTCCATCGACCAACGTCGTCAGATGGGCGACATCCGGAGCTCTTCAACTGGGTCCTCAAGTACTTTGAGGAGCCACGAGTTCATACACCTCCACTCTATCTCCAGCACCAAG GACACTCAAGAACAATTATTGGAATCGAACAGAGAGCCTCAGGGTTGACCCTTTTGGTGCTCGATCCGAGTCATGGGCCACGTGAAGTTGCTGCTTTGGGGTCTTCGCAGGATTCCCTGAGATTAATCCGACGCGGCCCAACCGCCATGAGGGCTCAACAATACCAAATAGTCGCTGTGATGGGTTTGATTGAGACCAAGGAACAATACCag GCCAGTAAAGTATTGCGTTCAATACGTATACCACCAGATCGTTGA